A part of Mustela erminea isolate mMusErm1 chromosome 9, mMusErm1.Pri, whole genome shotgun sequence genomic DNA contains:
- the FXYD2 gene encoding sodium/potassium-transporting ATPase subunit gamma isoform X2, translated as MGPPMRCGGREGGPHFPARPSATSASLLSATKDTPAAPAMDRWYLGGSPKGEVDPFYYDYETVRKGGLIFAALAFVVGLIIILSKRLRCGGKKKHRQVNGDDL; from the exons ATG GGGCCCCCGATgaggtgtggagggagggagggagggccacACTTTCCAGCCAGGCCCTCGGCAACCAGCGCCTCGCTGCTCTCTGCCACCAAGGACACGCCTGCGGCTCCTGCCATGGACAGGTGGTACCTGG GTGGCAGCCCCAAGGGGGAAGTGGACCCATTCTACTACG ACTATGAGACTGTCCGCAAAGGGGGCCTCATCTTTGCTGCCCTGGCCTTCGTCGTGGGGCTCATTATCATCCTCA GCAAAAGACTCCGCTGCGGGGGCAAAAAGAAGCACCG gcaagtCAATGGTGACGATCTGTAA
- the FXYD2 gene encoding sodium/potassium-transporting ATPase subunit gamma isoform X1 produces MRPGGRIDPGGGPVGWRVEGPPMRCGGREGGPHFPARPSATSASLLSATKDTPAAPAMDRWYLGGSPKGEVDPFYYDYETVRKGGLIFAALAFVVGLIIILSKRLRCGGKKKHRQVNGDDL; encoded by the exons ATGAGACCCGGGGGCAGGATCGATCCGGGCGGAGGCCCGGTGGGCTGGAGGGTGGAG GGGCCCCCGATgaggtgtggagggagggagggagggccacACTTTCCAGCCAGGCCCTCGGCAACCAGCGCCTCGCTGCTCTCTGCCACCAAGGACACGCCTGCGGCTCCTGCCATGGACAGGTGGTACCTGG GTGGCAGCCCCAAGGGGGAAGTGGACCCATTCTACTACG ACTATGAGACTGTCCGCAAAGGGGGCCTCATCTTTGCTGCCCTGGCCTTCGTCGTGGGGCTCATTATCATCCTCA GCAAAAGACTCCGCTGCGGGGGCAAAAAGAAGCACCG gcaagtCAATGGTGACGATCTGTAA
- the FXYD2 gene encoding sodium/potassium-transporting ATPase subunit gamma isoform X3 — translation MFNAPHLTPGLPAARHSPQSRAGEGPAQSARGMAGSATGDGGSPKGEVDPFYYDYETVRKGGLIFAALAFVVGLIIILSKRLRCGGKKKHRQVNGDDL, via the exons ATGTTTAACGCCCCCCACCTCACTCCTGGTCTCCCCGCTGCCCGGCATTCTccccagagcagagcaggagagggaccAGCCCAGTCTGCTAGGGGAATGGCAGGGTCCGCGACGGGCGACG GTGGCAGCCCCAAGGGGGAAGTGGACCCATTCTACTACG ACTATGAGACTGTCCGCAAAGGGGGCCTCATCTTTGCTGCCCTGGCCTTCGTCGTGGGGCTCATTATCATCCTCA GCAAAAGACTCCGCTGCGGGGGCAAAAAGAAGCACCG gcaagtCAATGGTGACGATCTGTAA